One genomic segment of Pedobacter endophyticus includes these proteins:
- a CDS encoding GumC domain-containing protein, giving the protein MTTESQQYNQKDEITLKELLLKIQEWWRYLLSRWLLIFTFGLIGGILGFVYAYFQKPVFIATTTFVLESNEGSGGGLGQYAGLASMVGIDLNGGSGGIFQGDNILELYKSRKMIQKTLLTPIKSNSNELLFNRYIQVNKLKEGWSKQPELMNLKFEAEDSLFISKSRLRDSILGKAVEDIIANYLTVTKPDKKLSIIKVDVKAKDEVFAKVFNDELVKNVNDFYLQTKIKKSLDNIEILEAKADSVRKVMNGAIYDVAAIGDATPNLNPTRQTQRVVPAQRAQFSAETNKSILSSLIQNLEVTKMSLLKETPLIQVIDQPIYPVKKEIFGKSKGAVIGCVLFGFVCILILAIRKALINLG; this is encoded by the coding sequence ATGACAACAGAAAGTCAACAATATAATCAAAAAGATGAAATTACATTGAAGGAACTCCTTCTTAAAATTCAAGAATGGTGGCGGTATTTGCTATCTCGCTGGCTATTGATTTTTACCTTTGGACTGATAGGAGGTATTTTAGGATTCGTGTATGCTTATTTTCAAAAACCAGTTTTTATCGCCACTACGACTTTTGTATTGGAGAGTAATGAGGGTTCAGGGGGAGGGCTCGGTCAATATGCTGGATTAGCCTCGATGGTGGGAATAGATTTAAATGGAGGAAGCGGCGGTATTTTTCAAGGAGACAATATACTGGAGTTGTACAAATCACGTAAAATGATCCAAAAGACATTATTGACTCCAATAAAAAGTAATTCCAACGAGTTACTGTTCAACCGATATATTCAAGTCAACAAGTTAAAAGAGGGTTGGTCAAAACAACCGGAGTTAATGAATTTAAAGTTTGAGGCTGAAGATTCATTATTTATCTCGAAATCAAGGTTGCGTGACAGCATATTGGGTAAGGCGGTAGAAGACATCATAGCGAATTATTTGACAGTGACCAAACCTGACAAAAAGCTTAGCATCATCAAGGTGGATGTTAAAGCTAAGGACGAAGTCTTTGCCAAAGTTTTTAATGACGAGTTAGTAAAAAATGTCAATGACTTTTATTTACAGACGAAAATCAAAAAGTCATTGGATAATATTGAAATTCTTGAGGCGAAGGCTGACTCTGTTAGAAAGGTAATGAACGGTGCAATTTACGACGTAGCAGCAATTGGAGATGCTACTCCCAACCTCAACCCTACCAGACAAACTCAGAGAGTGGTTCCTGCACAGCGAGCACAGTTTTCTGCGGAAACAAATAAATCTATTCTCAGTTCTTTGATCCAGAATTTAGAAGTGACTAAGATGAGTTTGTTGAAAGAAACGCCACTTATTCAAGTAATTGACCAACCAATTTATCCAGTCAAAAAAGAAATTTTTGGAAAAAGTAAGGGGGCAGTTATCGGCTGCGTTTTATTTGGATTTGTGTGCATCTTAATTTTAGCAATTAGGAAGGCTTTAATAAACTTAGGGTGA
- a CDS encoding sugar 3,4-ketoisomerase has product MIKKIDEIKIVKLPKILDDRGNLSFLEEYKHVPFEIKRTYWIYDVPGGESRGGHSYRINEELIIALSGSFDVILTDGYEVKRVSLNRSYFGLYVPNGIWRHMENFSTNSLAFIAASTEFDEADYERDLDKFKNNGKYI; this is encoded by the coding sequence ATGATAAAAAAAATTGACGAAATAAAGATAGTAAAATTGCCCAAGATTTTGGATGACAGAGGAAATCTGTCTTTTCTTGAGGAATACAAACATGTCCCTTTCGAGATTAAACGAACTTATTGGATTTATGATGTTCCCGGAGGGGAATCGCGTGGGGGGCATAGCTACAGAATTAACGAGGAATTAATTATTGCGTTGTCTGGAAGTTTTGATGTCATTCTCACTGATGGTTACGAAGTGAAAAGGGTTTCCTTAAATCGATCATATTTTGGCTTATATGTGCCTAACGGCATATGGCGACACATGGAGAATTTCTCCACCAATTCTTTAGCATTTATTGCTGCCTCGACAGAATTTGATGAAGCTGATTACGAGCGAGATTTAGATAAATTCAAAAATAATGGTAAGTATATATAA
- a CDS encoding sugar 3,4-ketoisomerase, with the protein MVSIYNCNVIELKKIHNRAGNITPVSGLSDIPFAIKRVYYLYDVPGGEVRGGHAHYELQQLIVAASGSFDVLLDDGKNKKIMTLNRPNFGLLVTPGIWRDLLNFSSGAVLLVLASLPYDETDYIRDYQKFIDYKNES; encoded by the coding sequence ATGGTAAGTATATATAATTGTAATGTTATCGAATTGAAAAAGATTCATAATAGAGCGGGTAATATCACTCCTGTTTCCGGCCTTTCCGATATACCTTTCGCAATTAAACGAGTTTATTATTTATACGATGTGCCTGGAGGTGAGGTTCGCGGAGGACATGCGCATTATGAACTGCAACAACTTATCGTAGCTGCAAGTGGAAGTTTTGATGTATTATTAGATGATGGTAAAAACAAAAAAATTATGACGTTGAATAGACCGAATTTTGGTTTGCTAGTAACTCCTGGCATATGGAGAGATTTGTTGAATTTTTCATCAGGGGCCGTTCTGCTTGTGCTGGCATCTTTACCATATGATGAAACAGACTATATTCGAGATTATCAGAAATTTATTGATTATAAGAATGAAAGCTAA
- a CDS encoding acyltransferase, whose translation MKAKIHILADVQSETIGNGTSIWQYCVILKGAKIGNNCNINCNVFIENDVLIGDDVTIKPGVQVWDGVTIGNKVMIGPNVTFTNDRIPISKNKEYKNEKTVINESVSIGANSTILCGIEIGTKTLIGAGSVLTKNTLPYTVWYGNPALHQGYITEDSCLLSLDLIDRKTGEEYCLEGFKPVKK comes from the coding sequence ATGAAAGCTAAAATACATATTCTAGCAGACGTACAATCTGAAACAATCGGCAATGGTACATCTATATGGCAATACTGCGTCATACTAAAAGGAGCAAAAATTGGGAATAATTGCAATATCAATTGTAATGTATTTATTGAAAATGATGTTTTAATTGGGGATGATGTTACAATAAAACCAGGAGTTCAGGTCTGGGATGGTGTTACTATTGGTAATAAGGTAATGATTGGTCCAAACGTTACCTTCACGAATGACAGAATACCTATTTCAAAAAATAAGGAGTACAAAAATGAAAAAACTGTAATTAATGAATCTGTTTCAATAGGCGCAAATTCTACAATTTTGTGTGGTATTGAAATAGGTACTAAAACATTAATTGGGGCCGGTAGTGTTCTTACAAAGAATACATTGCCATACACCGTTTGGTATGGTAATCCAGCATTACATCAAGGTTATATTACTGAAGACTCATGTTTGTTAAGTTTAGATTTAATTGATAGAAAAACAGGTGAGGAATATTGTTTAGAAGGATTTAAACCAGTGAAAAAATGA
- a CDS encoding DegT/DnrJ/EryC1/StrS family aminotransferase, with translation MIKFLDLQKVNAQYTQELKQVASKVIDSGWYLLGEQLQRFEKQYSQYVGSKYTIGVANGLDALILIIRGYKELGVFKEGDEILVPSNTYIASILAISANGLVPILVEPELESYNIDPDLIEAHVNERTVAILPVHLYGQLCDMERINSIASKYSLKVIEDCAQAHGGIYKNGLKAGNLADAGGHSFYPGKNLGALADGGAITTSNEELYKTLIALRNYGSHIKYQNIYKGMNSRLDEMNAAFLSVKLQHLDVIIQKRRIIAQRYLHEIRNQKIALPHVQNTEAHVWHLFVIRTDEREKLQKHLADCGVQTLIHYPIPPHRQDAYVELSGLSFPISEKIHAEVLSLPISEVMTLDEVSSVIQAVNSYN, from the coding sequence ATGATTAAATTTTTAGATTTACAGAAGGTCAACGCTCAATACACTCAGGAACTCAAGCAAGTAGCGTCAAAAGTTATTGATAGTGGATGGTACTTACTGGGAGAACAGCTACAGCGATTTGAAAAACAATATTCTCAATATGTTGGTTCTAAATACACTATTGGCGTGGCCAATGGGTTAGATGCGCTGATTTTAATTATTCGCGGCTACAAGGAATTAGGTGTATTTAAAGAGGGGGATGAAATTCTTGTTCCTTCTAACACCTATATAGCCAGCATTTTAGCCATATCAGCTAATGGTTTAGTACCGATTTTAGTCGAGCCAGAGCTAGAATCATATAACATCGATCCAGACCTAATAGAGGCGCACGTCAACGAAAGAACTGTGGCTATACTTCCGGTGCATCTATATGGACAGCTATGTGATATGGAGCGTATTAATTCAATCGCAAGCAAGTATAGTCTAAAAGTCATTGAAGATTGCGCACAGGCTCACGGTGGGATCTACAAAAATGGTTTAAAAGCTGGTAATCTTGCAGATGCTGGAGGGCATAGTTTTTATCCTGGAAAGAACCTAGGTGCGCTAGCCGACGGTGGAGCCATCACGACAAGTAATGAAGAGTTATACAAAACGCTAATTGCACTTAGAAATTATGGTTCCCATATAAAGTATCAGAATATTTATAAAGGGATGAATAGTCGGCTAGATGAAATGAACGCAGCTTTCTTATCTGTCAAATTGCAACATTTAGATGTAATAATCCAGAAAAGACGTATAATAGCTCAAAGATATTTGCACGAAATAAGGAATCAAAAAATTGCACTTCCCCATGTTCAAAATACCGAAGCACATGTCTGGCACCTTTTTGTTATCAGAACAGATGAAAGGGAGAAATTGCAAAAACATTTAGCTGATTGCGGTGTTCAAACTTTAATTCATTATCCGATTCCTCCTCACAGGCAAGATGCATACGTAGAATTGAGCGGGCTATCATTTCCAATTTCCGAGAAAATACACGCGGAAGTGCTTAGTTTACCTATTTCTGAAGTAATGACGCTAGATGAGGTAAGCTCCGTTATTCAGGCTGTTAACTCCTACAACTAG